The following are from one region of the Eulemur rufifrons isolate Redbay chromosome 17, OSU_ERuf_1, whole genome shotgun sequence genome:
- the LOC138398082 gene encoding olfactory receptor class A-like protein 1 codes for MKPSADVLEIIACTVLILVSVVGNTCLFYSTRKCITGRLQTSFLLIFSLILVHLIKNLVVNVMKIVYSSGIMLDSAGCKVLHFTAALTTSLAIWLTLYFALLYPWKLYQIVHPLSEDPRLDQQKHSLKVVSALWVSGVAVYIPILIYTRKLEFLNAGNDTDPLSTNRIYMDCLMDFGNKQVEFYYGKFFLVLIDILPLATLVFVCFWISFLLSERKKMTYGDIWIGDDDSEIEILRGAKFSVLLMLLITPLWISHFILVYFLKDLAACIFIPAVLTALSSGFSALSPFLLILVNYKMELVSFCGTKEEKPTPRPTNVVLSPYA; via the coding sequence ATGAAGCCCTCTGCAGACGTGCTGGAGATCATCGCCTGTACCGTTCTAATCCTCGTGAGTGTTGTTGGAAACAcgtgtttattttattctacaaGGAAGTGTATCACCGGACGTTTACAGACATCCTTTCTTCTAATTTTCAGTCTTATATTGGTCCACCTTATTAAAAACTTGGTGGTGAATGTCATGAAAATTGTTTACTCTTCTGGTATCATGTTGGATTCAGCTGGCTGCAAAGTTCTGCACTTCACAGCAGCCCTGACAACTTCACTGGCCATCTGGCTCACGTTATATTTTGCATTGCTCTACCCCTGGAAGCTTTACCAAATTGTGCACCCCTTGAGTGAGGATCCACGCCTGGACCAACAGAAACATTCCTTGAAGGTGGTTTCTGCACTTTGGGTGTCTGGTGTGGCAGTGTACATCCCCATTTTAATTTATACTAGAAAACTGGAATTCCTCAATGCAGGAAATGATACAGACCCCTTGTCTACTAACAGGATTTACATGGATTGCCTAATGGACTTTGGAAACAAGCAGGTAGAGTTTTActatgggaaattttttttagttctgaTTGATATTCTTCCCTTAGCCACATTAGTCTTTGTCTGTTTCTGGATATCTTTCCTCCTTTCGGAGAGAAAGAAGATGACATATGGTGACATCTGGATTGGAGATGATGATTCAGAAATTGAAATCCTTAGAGGGGCCAAGTTCAGTGTTTTATTAATGTTGCTGATCACTCCACTTTGGATTTCTCACTTTATCTTAGTCTATTTCTTAAAAGACTTGGCAGCATGTATTTTTATTCCAGCTGTTCTCACAGCCCTCTCTTCAGGCTTCTCTGCTCTCAGTCCTTTCCTGCTTATTTTAGTTAATTACAAAATGGAATTGGTGTCCTTCTGTGGTACCAAAGAGGAAAAACCCACACCACGGCCTACGAATGTTGTTCTTTCTCCATATGCTTAA